In Natronococcus occultus SP4, the following proteins share a genomic window:
- a CDS encoding TlpA family protein disulfide reductase, giving the protein MSLETMRPNPTWDAASYEDTVDALAAREDLTYKVWGGDWCKDCRALLPDFGAALEAAGVPDERIDEIALDQDKQGPGVDEYDIEYIPTIVVEDGSGEEVVRFVEDEDVPPAVWLARELEVEGEPETAD; this is encoded by the coding sequence ATGAGTCTCGAAACCATGCGACCCAATCCGACGTGGGACGCCGCCTCCTACGAGGACACTGTCGACGCGCTCGCGGCCCGCGAGGACCTCACCTACAAGGTGTGGGGCGGGGACTGGTGCAAGGACTGCCGTGCCCTGCTGCCCGACTTCGGCGCAGCCCTCGAAGCCGCGGGGGTCCCCGACGAGCGAATCGACGAGATCGCCCTCGATCAGGACAAGCAGGGCCCCGGCGTCGATGAGTACGATATCGAGTACATCCCCACGATCGTCGTCGAGGACGGATCGGGCGAGGAAGTCGTCCGCTTCGTCGAGGACGAGGACGTCCCGCCGGCGGTCTGGCTCGCCCGGGAACTCGAGGTCGAGGGCGAACCCGAAACCGCCGACTAG
- a CDS encoding Leu/Phe/Val dehydrogenase, with the protein MVFDSIGDAGHEQVSYFTDPETGLRAIVAIHDTTLGPSLGGTRILDYDSEDAALEDVLRLSEAMTYKAAAADLPLGGGKAVVLGDPEEVTAEPVLEAYGRAVDRLGGRYITSVDINSSAAEMDVVARETDHVVGTTDGLQNPSAVTAHGVFCGIRACVDHVYGEDDLEGLEVVVQGLGKVGRSLAEELLEAGAAVTVSDVDREALEAFATEHGAGTVEPDAVYERSCDVFAPCAVGGILNDDTIPQLECDIVSGAANNVLAERRHAEALRERGILYAPDYVINAGGLVTVAKDHFGGTYEEAYAEAEAIEARLRGMIERADEEGTTVLDAAETYAEERIAGADGESRSMPQP; encoded by the coding sequence ATGGTATTTGACTCGATCGGCGACGCCGGCCACGAACAGGTATCGTACTTCACCGATCCCGAAACGGGGCTGCGAGCGATCGTCGCGATCCACGACACGACCTTAGGACCCTCCCTGGGCGGCACGCGGATCCTCGACTACGACTCCGAGGACGCAGCCCTCGAGGACGTCCTGCGGCTCTCGGAGGCGATGACCTACAAGGCCGCCGCCGCGGATCTCCCGCTGGGGGGCGGGAAGGCCGTCGTCCTCGGCGATCCCGAGGAGGTGACGGCCGAGCCGGTGCTCGAGGCCTACGGTCGCGCCGTCGATCGCCTGGGCGGGCGCTACATCACGTCGGTCGACATCAACTCGAGCGCCGCGGAGATGGACGTCGTCGCCCGGGAGACCGACCACGTCGTCGGCACGACCGACGGGCTCCAGAACCCGTCGGCGGTGACGGCACACGGGGTGTTCTGCGGGATCCGGGCCTGCGTCGATCACGTCTACGGCGAGGACGATCTGGAGGGGCTCGAGGTCGTCGTTCAGGGTCTGGGGAAGGTCGGGCGGTCGCTGGCCGAGGAACTGCTCGAGGCCGGCGCCGCGGTGACGGTCTCGGACGTCGATCGGGAGGCCCTCGAGGCGTTCGCGACCGAACACGGCGCGGGGACGGTCGAGCCCGACGCCGTCTACGAACGCTCCTGCGATGTCTTCGCCCCCTGTGCGGTCGGCGGAATTCTCAACGACGACACCATCCCCCAACTGGAGTGTGATATCGTTTCCGGCGCCGCGAACAACGTGCTAGCCGAGCGCCGCCACGCCGAGGCGCTTCGCGAGCGCGGAATCCTGTACGCGCCCGATTACGTGATCAACGCCGGCGGGCTGGTCACCGTCGCCAAGGACCACTTCGGCGGCACATACGAGGAGGCCTACGCGGAGGCCGAGGCGATCGAAGCACGGCTGCGCGGGATGATCGAGCGCGCCGACGAGGAGGGGACGACCGTCCTCGACGCGGCCGAGACCTACGCCGAGGAGCGGATCGCGGGCGCGGACGGCGAGTCGCGGTCGATGCCGCAGCCCTAG
- a CDS encoding DUF5804 family protein: MTRVCLVGDPEVNLQYELLSRETSREALATYDLERPFENSLAVRTVSVGAAISLLNDLDWYLTRFVDEALVREPSVSGTEWLSRSLADELRNGVLEADDTGEFCKIYGLERPDTDPNDDEDGTDGDPTDASRTRPRLVEPLYVRRTDGDLPEYDLRDVAETLVVRLTEAEYSP; this comes from the coding sequence GTGACCCGCGTCTGTCTCGTCGGCGATCCCGAGGTGAACCTTCAGTACGAGCTCCTCTCCCGGGAGACCTCCCGCGAGGCGCTTGCAACCTACGACCTCGAGCGCCCCTTCGAGAACTCCCTCGCCGTTCGAACCGTCAGCGTCGGCGCGGCGATCTCGCTGCTGAACGATCTGGACTGGTATCTCACCCGGTTCGTCGACGAGGCGCTCGTCCGAGAGCCCTCGGTCAGCGGGACGGAGTGGCTCTCGCGGTCGCTTGCCGACGAGCTGCGAAACGGCGTCCTCGAGGCCGACGACACCGGCGAGTTCTGCAAGATCTATGGGCTCGAACGCCCAGATACGGACCCGAACGACGACGAGGACGGAACCGACGGCGACCCGACCGACGCGTCGCGGACACGACCGCGGCTCGTCGAGCCGCTGTACGTCCGTCGGACCGACGGCGACCTCCCCGAGTACGACCTCCGAGACGTCGCGGAGACACTCGTCGTCCGGCTCACCGAGGCCGAGTACTCCCCGTAG
- a CDS encoding thioredoxin domain-containing protein: MSTPTERNRLDEEESPYLRQHADNPVNWQPWDERALETAREQDKPIFLSIGYSACHWCHVMEEESFADEEVAEVLNEEFVPIKVDREERPDVDSIYMTVCQLVSGRGGWPLSAWLTPEGKPFYVGTYFPKHSKRGQPGFLDLIEGLADSWKTDREEIENRAEEWTAAATDRLEETPDSIGAAEPPSSDVLERAADAALRSADRQNGGFGSGGPKFPQPARLRVLARAYDRTGRDEYREVLEGSLTAMIEGGLYDHVGGGFHRYCVDEDWTVPHFEKMLYDNAEIPRALLAGYQLTGDERYADSVRDTLEFVSRELTHAEGGFFSTLDAQSEDPATGEREEGAFFVWTPAEVREVLGDETDAELFCARYDITESGNFGGQNQPNVVASISELAERFDLAAETVEQRLEDARAELFEAREERPRPNRDEKVLASWNGLMIATCAEAGLALGEDRYAGMAVDALEFVRDRLWDAEEGRLSRRFKDGDVAVQGYLEDYAFLARGALGCYEATGEVEHLAFALELARVIEAEFYDAERETIYFTPESGESLVTRPQELNDQSTPSATGVAVETLLALDGFAGEGSTSPREDGDAEFEEIAASVLRTHAGRLESNALQHATLCLAADRLESGALEVTVAADEVPAEWRAAFASRYLPDRLFAPRPPTEDGLSEWLDELELESAPTIWAGREARDGEPTLYVCRNRTCSPPTHDVDEALDWLEGSGGIDEDVDADDVPF, encoded by the coding sequence ATGAGTACTCCGACCGAGCGCAATCGGCTCGACGAGGAGGAGAGTCCCTACCTGCGCCAGCACGCGGACAACCCCGTCAACTGGCAACCGTGGGACGAGCGGGCCCTCGAGACCGCGCGCGAACAGGACAAGCCGATCTTCCTCTCGATCGGCTACTCGGCGTGTCACTGGTGTCACGTCATGGAGGAGGAGAGCTTCGCCGACGAGGAGGTCGCCGAGGTGTTAAACGAGGAGTTCGTCCCGATCAAGGTCGACCGTGAGGAACGGCCAGACGTCGACAGCATCTACATGACGGTCTGCCAGCTCGTCAGCGGGCGGGGCGGCTGGCCGCTGTCGGCCTGGCTCACCCCCGAGGGGAAGCCGTTCTACGTCGGCACGTACTTCCCGAAGCACTCGAAACGCGGCCAGCCGGGCTTTCTGGACCTCATCGAGGGACTGGCCGACTCCTGGAAGACCGACCGCGAGGAGATCGAGAACCGGGCCGAGGAGTGGACCGCGGCCGCGACGGACCGCCTCGAGGAGACGCCCGACTCGATCGGCGCCGCGGAGCCGCCATCCAGCGACGTCTTAGAGCGGGCGGCCGACGCCGCCCTCCGCAGCGCCGACCGCCAGAACGGCGGGTTCGGCTCCGGCGGGCCGAAGTTCCCCCAGCCCGCCCGGCTGCGAGTCCTCGCCCGGGCGTACGACCGCACCGGACGCGACGAGTACCGCGAGGTCCTCGAGGGGTCGCTCACCGCCATGATCGAGGGCGGCCTCTACGACCACGTCGGCGGCGGCTTTCATCGGTACTGCGTCGACGAGGACTGGACGGTCCCCCACTTCGAGAAGATGCTGTACGACAACGCCGAGATCCCCCGCGCCCTGCTGGCGGGCTACCAGCTTACCGGCGACGAACGGTACGCCGACTCCGTCCGGGACACCCTCGAGTTCGTCTCCCGGGAGCTAACCCACGCCGAGGGCGGCTTCTTCTCGACGCTGGACGCCCAGAGCGAGGACCCCGCGACCGGCGAGCGCGAGGAGGGGGCCTTCTTCGTCTGGACGCCCGCGGAGGTCCGGGAGGTCCTCGGAGACGAGACCGACGCCGAGCTCTTCTGTGCTCGGTACGACATCACCGAGTCGGGCAACTTCGGGGGGCAGAACCAGCCGAACGTCGTCGCCTCGATCTCGGAGCTCGCAGAGCGGTTCGACCTCGCGGCCGAGACGGTCGAGCAGCGCCTCGAGGACGCCCGGGCGGAGCTGTTCGAGGCCCGCGAGGAACGTCCTCGACCGAACCGCGACGAGAAGGTGCTGGCGAGCTGGAACGGCCTGATGATCGCGACGTGTGCGGAGGCCGGGCTCGCGCTGGGCGAGGACCGCTATGCGGGAATGGCAGTCGACGCCCTCGAGTTCGTTCGCGATCGGCTCTGGGACGCCGAGGAGGGACGGCTCTCGCGGCGATTCAAAGACGGTGACGTCGCCGTGCAGGGCTACCTCGAGGACTACGCCTTCCTCGCGCGCGGCGCACTGGGCTGTTACGAGGCCACCGGGGAGGTCGAGCACCTCGCGTTCGCGCTCGAGCTGGCCCGCGTCATCGAGGCCGAGTTCTACGACGCCGAGCGCGAGACGATCTACTTCACCCCCGAGAGCGGCGAGTCGCTGGTCACGCGACCCCAGGAGCTCAACGATCAGTCGACGCCCTCGGCGACGGGCGTCGCGGTCGAGACCCTGCTCGCGCTGGACGGGTTCGCGGGCGAGGGATCGACGAGTCCTCGTGAAGACGGCGACGCGGAGTTCGAGGAGATCGCGGCGTCGGTCCTGCGGACCCACGCGGGCCGTCTCGAGTCGAACGCGCTCCAGCACGCCACGTTGTGTCTCGCCGCGGATCGCCTCGAGTCGGGCGCGCTCGAGGTGACCGTCGCGGCCGACGAGGTGCCCGCCGAGTGGCGCGCGGCGTTCGCCTCGCGGTACCTGCCTGATCGACTGTTCGCGCCGCGACCGCCGACCGAGGACGGGCTCTCCGAGTGGCTCGACGAGCTGGAGCTCGAGTCGGCGCCAACGATCTGGGCCGGCCGCGAGGCTCGCGACGGTGAGCCGACGCTGTACGTCTGCAGAAATCGGACCTGTTCGCCGCCGACCCACGACGTCGACGAGGCCCTCGACTGGCTCGAGGGCTCGGGCGGGATCGACGAGGACGTCGACGCCGACGACGTGCCGTTCTAG
- a CDS encoding PLP-dependent cysteine synthase family protein — MKGSILDTIGSPLVQVDSPEGATVAAKVESFNPGGSAKDRPALEMIRTAEQEGLIEPGDWLVEPTSGNTGIGLALVAAARGYDLTIVMPASKSEERRRIMAAYGAELELVEGEMEAARERADELEAKGAVQLGQFENPANPQAHYRTTGEEILEQVGDREIDAFVAGVGTGGTLSGTGRRLREEFPEMEIVAVEPAENAVLSTGEPGDDDFQGMGPGFVSDNLDVDLIDRVETVRLEDAEDECRRLAREEGVLVGQSSGATSLVANLIAEEIAEPEAGCPELPDVFDRQPQATPETDGGTPGDCPLVVTVFWDSGERYLSTGLFN, encoded by the coding sequence ATGAAGGGAAGTATCCTGGACACGATCGGCTCGCCGCTCGTCCAGGTCGACTCGCCGGAGGGCGCGACCGTCGCCGCGAAGGTCGAATCCTTCAACCCCGGAGGATCGGCCAAGGATCGGCCGGCTCTCGAGATGATCCGCACGGCCGAACAGGAGGGACTGATCGAGCCCGGCGACTGGCTCGTCGAGCCGACCAGCGGCAACACCGGAATCGGTCTCGCGCTGGTCGCGGCCGCGCGGGGCTACGACCTCACGATCGTGATGCCGGCCTCGAAATCCGAGGAGCGACGCCGAATCATGGCCGCCTACGGCGCCGAGCTCGAACTCGTCGAGGGTGAGATGGAGGCGGCCCGCGAGCGTGCCGACGAGCTCGAGGCCAAGGGAGCGGTCCAGCTCGGCCAGTTCGAGAACCCCGCCAACCCGCAGGCCCACTACCGGACGACCGGGGAGGAGATCCTCGAGCAGGTCGGCGACCGCGAGATCGACGCCTTCGTCGCCGGCGTCGGCACCGGGGGCACCCTCTCGGGAACGGGACGACGGCTCCGCGAAGAGTTCCCCGAGATGGAGATCGTCGCCGTCGAGCCGGCCGAAAACGCCGTCCTCTCGACGGGCGAACCCGGCGACGACGACTTCCAGGGGATGGGTCCGGGCTTCGTCAGCGACAACCTCGACGTCGACCTGATCGACCGCGTCGAGACGGTCCGTCTCGAGGACGCCGAAGACGAGTGTCGTCGGCTGGCCCGCGAGGAGGGTGTCCTCGTCGGCCAGTCCAGCGGTGCGACGAGCCTCGTCGCGAACCTGATCGCCGAGGAGATCGCCGAGCCCGAGGCCGGCTGTCCCGAGCTTCCGGACGTCTTCGACCGACAGCCCCAGGCGACCCCCGAGACCGACGGTGGCACCCCCGGGGACTGCCCGCTCGTCGTCACCGTCTTCTGGGACAGCGGCGAGCGCTACCTCTCGACCGGCCTTTTCAACTGA
- a CDS encoding universal stress protein, protein MYERVLCPTDGSDNAELAAKRAIRMAKQYNAELHVLYVVEKSREDPEQKGLAEKIAEERKAARSVIERLERNAADAGIAVESTVTTGIPRTAIETYADDHDIGAIVIGSTGADGVSEKLLGTVSKYVVNEAPADVLIVRRDSEIE, encoded by the coding sequence ATGTACGAGCGGGTTCTCTGTCCGACCGACGGCAGCGACAACGCCGAGCTGGCCGCGAAGCGGGCGATCCGGATGGCAAAGCAGTACAACGCCGAGCTGCACGTGCTCTACGTCGTCGAGAAGTCTCGCGAGGATCCGGAGCAGAAGGGACTGGCGGAGAAGATTGCCGAGGAGCGAAAAGCGGCCCGGAGCGTCATCGAGCGACTCGAACGCAACGCGGCCGACGCCGGAATCGCGGTCGAGTCGACCGTAACGACCGGGATCCCGCGAACGGCGATCGAAACCTACGCCGACGACCACGATATCGGCGCGATCGTCATCGGCTCGACCGGCGCGGACGGCGTGTCGGAGAAGCTCCTTGGCACCGTCTCGAAGTACGTCGTCAACGAAGCGCCCGCGGACGTGCTGATCGTCAGACGCGACTCCGAGATCGAGTGA
- the acnA gene encoding aconitate hydratase AcnA, protein MVVDEFSEAIREFEHGGETYKMADLTVLEERELCDLEKLPVSIRILLESVLRNADGDRIDAESIRAAASWEPDVPDAEVPFTVSRVVLQDLTGVPAVVDLAALRSAAEREDVDPTVVEPEVPCDLVIDHSVQVDHFGSEDAYEKNVEIEYERNEERYRAIKWAQQAFDEFNVVPPGTGIVHQVNLEHLGRVVHEREEDGEQWLYPDTLVGTDSHTPMIGGIGVVGWGVGGIEAEAALLGQPINMSLPEVVGVRLEGELPEGATATDLVLHITEKLREVGVVDKFVEFFGPGVAELSVADRATISNMAPEQGSTISMFPVDEKTLEYLELTGRDPDHVELVREYLEAQGLFGEQEPEYTETVEFDLGDVEPSLAGHKKPHQRIPMGDLDAHFPALLQEEGVLGAGGEPAIGDGSGAAAAEGTDAGPGLALDEKVPVELEDGTEIEIGHGDVLVSAITSCTNTSNPSVMVAAGLLARNAAELGLAVPDYVKTSLAPGSRVVTEYLKRADLLEDLEELGYHVVGYGCTTCIGNSGPLPEPIENAIDDHDLWTTSVLSGNRNFEARIHPKIKANYLASPPLVVAYGLAGTMDVDLETEPLGTNDDGEAVYLEDVWPDAEEIRETIHDTVSPEMFEEKYASVYEGDERWEALDAPEGDVYDWDEESTYIREPPFFRDFPLEKPGVDNVEDARALLTLGDTVTTDHISPAGLFSEDLPAGQWLEERGVPVHEFNTYGSRRGNHEVMMRGTFANVRIENEMVDGKEGGYTIHHPSGEETTVFEASERYREEDTPLIVMAGEELGTGSSRDWAAKGTDLLGIRATIGKSYERIYRDNLIGMGVLPLQFAEGEGWAELGLAGDEQYTIDGLEDGLEPNAELTVTAEDDDGETTEFTVTAQVDTPMAVEYVENGGVLHLVLRRLLQEETN, encoded by the coding sequence ATGGTAGTTGATGAGTTCTCGGAGGCGATCCGGGAGTTCGAACACGGCGGCGAGACGTACAAGATGGCGGACCTCACGGTCCTCGAGGAGCGGGAGCTCTGCGATCTCGAGAAACTGCCGGTGAGCATTCGGATCCTGCTCGAGTCGGTGCTGCGAAACGCCGACGGCGACCGGATCGACGCCGAGTCGATCCGCGCCGCGGCGTCCTGGGAGCCGGACGTCCCGGACGCCGAGGTTCCCTTCACGGTGTCGCGGGTCGTCCTGCAGGACCTGACCGGAGTTCCCGCAGTGGTGGACCTCGCGGCGCTGCGTTCGGCCGCCGAGCGCGAGGACGTCGACCCGACGGTCGTCGAGCCCGAGGTTCCCTGCGACCTCGTGATCGACCACAGCGTGCAGGTCGACCACTTCGGCAGCGAGGACGCCTACGAGAAAAACGTCGAGATCGAGTACGAGCGCAACGAGGAGCGCTATCGCGCGATCAAGTGGGCCCAGCAAGCGTTCGACGAGTTCAACGTCGTCCCGCCAGGGACGGGGATCGTCCACCAGGTCAACCTGGAGCACCTCGGCCGCGTCGTCCACGAGCGCGAGGAAGACGGCGAGCAGTGGCTCTACCCGGACACGCTCGTCGGCACCGACAGCCACACCCCGATGATCGGTGGCATCGGCGTCGTCGGCTGGGGTGTCGGCGGGATCGAGGCCGAGGCAGCCTTGCTCGGCCAGCCGATCAACATGAGCCTGCCGGAGGTCGTCGGCGTCCGCCTCGAGGGCGAACTCCCCGAGGGCGCGACCGCCACCGACCTCGTGCTCCACATCACCGAGAAACTGCGTGAGGTCGGCGTCGTCGACAAGTTTGTCGAGTTCTTCGGCCCCGGCGTCGCCGAGCTCTCGGTCGCCGACCGGGCGACCATCTCGAACATGGCCCCCGAGCAGGGGTCGACGATCAGCATGTTCCCCGTCGACGAGAAGACCCTCGAGTACCTCGAACTCACGGGACGGGATCCCGACCACGTCGAACTCGTCCGCGAGTACCTCGAGGCCCAGGGGCTGTTCGGCGAGCAGGAGCCCGAGTACACCGAAACGGTCGAGTTCGACCTCGGCGACGTCGAGCCGAGCCTCGCGGGCCACAAGAAACCCCACCAGCGCATCCCGATGGGCGACTTAGACGCGCACTTCCCGGCCCTCCTGCAGGAGGAAGGCGTCCTCGGCGCTGGCGGTGAGCCCGCAATTGGGGATGGGAGCGGTGCGGCCGCCGCGGAAGGGACCGACGCCGGACCCGGCCTCGCGTTAGACGAGAAAGTTCCCGTCGAACTCGAGGACGGGACCGAGATCGAGATCGGTCACGGCGACGTCCTCGTCAGCGCGATCACGAGCTGTACGAACACCTCGAACCCGTCGGTGATGGTCGCTGCGGGGCTGCTTGCCCGCAACGCCGCCGAACTCGGACTCGCGGTGCCCGACTACGTCAAGACGAGCCTCGCGCCCGGCAGCCGCGTCGTCACGGAGTACCTGAAACGTGCGGACCTGCTCGAGGACTTAGAGGAGCTGGGCTATCATGTCGTCGGCTACGGCTGTACGACCTGTATCGGCAACTCGGGGCCGCTTCCGGAACCGATCGAGAACGCGATCGACGACCACGATCTCTGGACGACGAGCGTCCTCTCCGGAAATCGGAACTTCGAGGCCCGAATCCACCCGAAGATCAAGGCGAACTACCTCGCCAGCCCGCCACTGGTCGTCGCCTACGGGCTCGCCGGAACGATGGACGTCGACCTCGAGACCGAGCCGCTCGGCACGAACGACGACGGCGAAGCGGTGTACCTCGAAGACGTCTGGCCGGACGCCGAGGAGATCCGCGAGACGATCCACGACACCGTCTCTCCCGAAATGTTCGAAGAGAAGTACGCCAGCGTCTACGAGGGCGACGAGCGCTGGGAGGCCCTGGACGCCCCCGAGGGCGACGTCTACGACTGGGACGAGGAGTCGACCTACATTCGCGAGCCGCCGTTCTTCCGAGACTTCCCGCTCGAGAAGCCCGGCGTCGACAACGTCGAGGACGCCCGTGCGCTGTTGACCCTCGGTGACACGGTCACGACCGACCACATCAGTCCTGCCGGACTCTTCAGCGAGGACCTGCCCGCCGGCCAGTGGCTCGAAGAGCGCGGCGTACCGGTCCACGAGTTCAACACTTACGGCTCCCGTCGCGGGAACCACGAAGTCATGATGCGGGGGACGTTCGCCAACGTCCGTATCGAGAACGAGATGGTAGACGGGAAGGAGGGCGGCTACACGATCCACCACCCCTCCGGTGAGGAAACCACGGTCTTCGAGGCCAGCGAGCGCTACCGCGAGGAAGACACGCCACTGATCGTGATGGCCGGCGAGGAGCTCGGCACCGGCTCGAGCCGCGACTGGGCCGCCAAGGGGACCGACCTGCTGGGCATCCGCGCGACGATCGGCAAGAGCTACGAGCGCATCTACCGCGACAACCTCATCGGGATGGGCGTCCTCCCGCTGCAGTTTGCTGAGGGCGAGGGCTGGGCGGAACTGGGCCTCGCAGGCGACGAACAGTACACGATCGACGGGCTCGAGGACGGCCTCGAACCCAACGCCGAACTGACCGTCACCGCCGAAGACGACGACGGCGAGACGACGGAGTTCACGGTGACCGCACAGGTCGACACGCCGATGGCGGTCGAGTACGTCGAGAACGGCGGCGTCTTGCACCTCGTGTTGCGGCGGCTGCTGCAGGAAGAGACGAACTGA
- a CDS encoding alanyl-tRNA editing protein — translation MTDLRYLPDADDVTTFTATITETTQDSVFLDGTYFYPEGGGQPADRGALEWDGGRADVVDVRKDHGDVRHDVELRTGELPAEGTTVEGRIDEDRRRKLSRMHTAQHVVSRVVLDEYGASTAGNQVYPDRSRIDFEPASFDDEDLERIERRSNEAIDRDLSLVKENRPRSIVEERVDEGRVPLDLIPDSVDPLRVVEIEGFDRCPCGGTHVSRLGEIGRLTVTDHVSKGEDTERIEFELEDAT, via the coding sequence ATGACCGACCTGCGATACCTCCCCGACGCGGACGACGTGACCACGTTCACCGCCACGATCACGGAGACCACCCAGGACAGCGTCTTCCTCGACGGAACCTACTTCTACCCCGAGGGCGGTGGCCAGCCCGCCGACCGCGGCGCCCTCGAGTGGGACGGCGGCCGCGCGGACGTAGTCGATGTCCGGAAGGATCACGGCGACGTGCGCCACGACGTCGAACTCCGAACGGGGGAACTCCCGGCCGAGGGGACGACGGTCGAGGGTCGGATCGACGAGGACCGTCGCCGCAAACTGAGCCGGATGCACACCGCCCAACACGTCGTCTCCCGCGTCGTCCTCGACGAATACGGGGCGAGTACCGCCGGCAATCAGGTGTATCCCGATCGGTCGCGGATCGACTTCGAGCCCGCGTCGTTCGACGACGAGGACCTCGAACGCATCGAACGCCGGTCGAACGAGGCTATCGATCGAGACCTGTCGCTGGTCAAGGAGAACCGTCCGCGGTCAATCGTCGAGGAGCGGGTCGACGAGGGTCGCGTACCGTTGGATCTGATCCCCGACTCCGTCGACCCGCTCCGCGTGGTCGAGATCGAGGGGTTCGATCGCTGTCCCTGCGGCGGCACCCACGTGTCTCGGCTCGGCGAGATCGGTCGGCTAACCGTCACCGACCACGTGTCGAAGGGCGAGGACACCGAACGGATCGAGTTCGAACTCGAGGACGCGACCTGA
- a CDS encoding cation:proton antiporter — MTGTVALAAEFAFIILVAIGLGYAARLTGQPVLVGYIFTGLIIGPAVFGLVTETELIDTMSELGLGFLLFLVGLQLRFEDIREIFRPIVNLTVLGTVAQTALALSVAWLLGFQPTEVLVLGLASVFGATPVIVKVLQDNDQLDTLPGRIDIGVLILQNIYLVVLLAILSSDSLESPVEILTSVGFVLVFMVLIAVFSYVAARYVLPRLFTEIAGDREVLFIVGVAWAFLFIAASDQLGLSIEMGAFIAGISLAQVPQSTQLSEEIRPITDFFMLVFFTSIGLQLTAEHLLAYWREAVIASVVLMVANFVVMAALIYREQFTLETSFIGSLNMVQVSEFSLVLGALALTQGFVDEGILGYLSLVAIITMSASTYLLNYNYRLYAIAEPYLERFKREGESDDELVARRDHAVIIGHDEITRDVLPLLREEYGEVVIIDRNPGDAEYLYDEGYDLIRGDFKFSELRAEAKLERAAFALSTSVEVDVNKTLLEATRDDAIVFAEADQIDDAFELYDRGADFVIHSTVLTQDMIEEQLRTYFTDPDSFEAVRERDYGRMHWGEPNE, encoded by the coding sequence ATGACTGGAACGGTTGCGCTGGCCGCCGAATTTGCGTTTATTATTCTGGTCGCTATCGGGCTCGGCTACGCCGCACGGCTCACCGGACAGCCGGTGCTCGTCGGGTACATCTTCACCGGCTTGATAATCGGCCCGGCGGTCTTCGGACTGGTCACGGAAACCGAGTTGATCGACACGATGTCCGAGCTCGGACTCGGATTCTTGCTCTTCCTCGTCGGACTCCAGCTTCGCTTCGAGGACATTCGAGAGATCTTTCGACCGATAGTCAACCTCACCGTTCTCGGAACGGTCGCACAAACCGCACTGGCACTCAGCGTGGCCTGGCTACTCGGGTTTCAGCCGACGGAGGTACTCGTTCTCGGCCTTGCGTCCGTTTTCGGAGCGACACCTGTTATCGTCAAAGTGCTTCAGGATAACGACCAGCTCGATACGCTCCCCGGCCGAATCGATATCGGCGTCCTCATTCTTCAGAACATTTACCTGGTCGTCCTCCTCGCTATCTTGAGTTCGGACTCACTCGAGAGCCCCGTTGAGATCCTCACGAGCGTCGGATTCGTGCTCGTGTTTATGGTGCTCATTGCCGTCTTCTCGTACGTCGCAGCCCGATACGTTCTTCCGCGACTGTTTACCGAAATCGCCGGTGATCGGGAAGTGCTGTTCATCGTCGGTGTCGCGTGGGCGTTTCTCTTCATCGCGGCGTCGGATCAGCTCGGCCTCTCGATCGAGATGGGCGCGTTTATCGCGGGCATCAGCCTCGCACAGGTGCCACAGAGTACGCAACTTTCGGAGGAGATCCGGCCGATTACCGACTTCTTCATGCTCGTCTTCTTTACGAGCATCGGCCTCCAGCTTACGGCTGAGCACCTGCTTGCGTACTGGCGAGAGGCGGTGATCGCGTCCGTGGTGCTCATGGTCGCAAACTTCGTCGTGATGGCCGCGCTCATCTACCGCGAACAGTTCACACTCGAGACGTCGTTCATCGGCTCGCTCAACATGGTGCAGGTCAGCGAGTTTTCGTTGGTCTTGGGTGCGTTGGCGCTGACCCAGGGGTTCGTCGACGAGGGAATCCTCGGCTATCTCAGCCTCGTCGCGATCATCACGATGAGCGCCTCGACGTATCTTCTCAACTACAACTATCGGTTGTACGCCATCGCCGAACCGTACTTAGAACGGTTCAAGCGGGAGGGAGAGTCCGACGACGAACTCGTCGCACGTCGGGATCACGCAGTCATCATCGGGCACGACGAGATCACCAGAGACGTGCTCCCACTGCTCCGTGAAGAGTACGGCGAGGTCGTCATCATCGACCGAAATCCTGGAGATGCTGAGTACCTGTACGACGAGGGATACGACCTGATACGTGGGGACTTCAAGTTCAGCGAGCTTCGCGCCGAAGCGAAGCTCGAACGGGCGGCGTTTGCACTCAGTACGTCCGTGGAGGTAGACGTCAACAAAACGCTGCTCGAGGCGACACGCGACGACGCGATCGTCTTCGCCGAAGCGGACCAGATCGACGACGCGTTCGAGCTGTACGATCGGGGTGCCGATTTCGTCATCCACAGCACGGTCCTGACGCAAGATATGATCGAAGAGCAGCTTCGGACGTACTTCACGGACCCAGATTCGTTCGAAGCGGTTCGCGAGCGCGACTACGGTCGGATGCACTGGGGGGAGCCGAATGAGTGA